Sequence from the Uloborus diversus isolate 005 chromosome 8, Udiv.v.3.1, whole genome shotgun sequence genome:
GTGAAGAGAGAACTTTAGAAGAAGTTGAGGTAAGTTCACATGGTGTCtcaagaagaaaattaattttgaattcagatATTACCGAGATGGATCAACCACAGAATCAAAACTTTCCTGAAGAAATTTCAGAAAAGAGCTTCAACTCAAATGAAAATCTTGAACTAAGAGATGatattgaagaacaaaatttgtACAGAACTCAAagctcaattttagaagattcgCAGAGAAACGAAGCATGTTTCAAAAATAACGGTGATTCTAAATCAAAGGAAAGTTTCATGCATGGTGATGAACATCAATGTGTAGAAGTGTGTATGGGAGAGCAACTTTTAAATAACCCAGCCGCGTCTTTTGGAGAACCACAGCCTGTGGGAGAAACCGTCTTTGAAAGTGTATCCCGTAGCGAAGTGCCACAGCAAATGAAAGAACGCATCTTACATCATGGTGAACCTGAAACTGTTGAAAAAAGTGTCTTGGATTACGAAGAGCCAGTGGTGGAAAATGTGTTGCATAGGAGTGCCATAACAGAAAATGTCTTGTATAGCAAGGAGCCTCAAGCCATGGAAGAAATAATGCAATGCGAAATGCCTCAACCAGTGGAAAAAAGGATCATGCATCACGGGGAGCCACATTCTGCGAAAGAAATCGCCTTCCATTGTGTTGAACCTCAACCCGAGGAAGAAAGTTCCTTGCATCATGGTGAGCACCACCCCCTTGAAGAAAGCATCCCGAATAGCGGTGAAACTGATCCCGTGGAAGAACGTGTCTTGCATAGCGGCGAACCGCAACCCGTGGAAGAAAGCGCCTTACAAAGTGATAAAAAGCAACAGGTGGAAGGAAGTGTcttacaaagtgatcaaaagcaacatttggaagaaaatgttttgcatagtGATAAAAAGCAACCCGTGAAAGAAAGTGTCTTATATCACTGTGAACCTCTACCCGTTGAAGAAAGTTTCTTACATAGTGATGAAAAGCAACCCGTGGAAGAAAGTGTCTTTCATAGCGGTAATCCTCGACCCGTGGAAGAAAGTACCCTGCATAGCAAAGAACCTCAGCCCGTGGAAGAAAGTATTCTGCATAGCGATGAACTTCGACCAGTGAAAGAAAGTGTCTTGCATCGCGATGAACCTCAACCCGTGGAAGAAAGTGTCTTGCATCGCGATGAACCTCAACCCGTGGAAGAAAGTGTCTTGCATCGCGATGAACCTCAACCCGTGGAAGAAAGTGTCTTGCATCGCGATGAACCTCAACCCGTGGAAGAAAGTGTCTTGCATCGCGATGAACCTCAACCCGTGGAAGAAAGTGTCTTGCATCGCGATGAACCTCAACCCGTGGAAGAAAGTGTCTTGCATCGCGATGAACCTCAACCCATGGAAGAAAGTGTCTTGCATCGCGATGAACCTCAACCCGTGGAAGAAAGTGTCTTGCATAGCGATGAACCTCAACCCGTGGAAGAAAGTGTCTCGTTACGGGAAGCATAC
This genomic interval carries:
- the LOC129227908 gene encoding protein P200-like, with the translated sequence MPQESDSNSSDENRNIPGTVRKSTGTCTKREPLSSSEEPQARCEANSAESSRYPLCEESRDIREHVDSNSESQRIHGSSGNIYVSKKDNIEINSEDMKSEIAHGAKNVYPSKGTSEYESKHEHGARRKAPLFKEVTTKTRAERQPIAELVVPVDRSSNNTTSETDDLKSLEKVFGVSPPRKISPEPLRKRKVGSVEMKIHKTEAEETFKENYGDSSELEKQPKQTSSYKSRKQVDFVLGERYNQEEFKTDKHRASDAGEGPSFDRQEMQQEINSAVEELVAILNAIIKTSPESNLDVTPDDQEIGTEIGVDRNDSGESQRHRSTDEYRLKEPSTEAINFILGGCLEDSPNDSAHSVPESSGNLETLEAIKEIIASCFSEPLLESVDACEERTLEEVEVSSHGVSRRKLILNSDITEMDQPQNQNFPEEISEKSFNSNENLELRDDIEEQNLYRTQSSILEDSQRNEACFKNNGDSKSKESFMHGDEHQCVEVCMGEQLLNNPAASFGEPQPVGETVFESVSRSEVPQQMKERILHHGEPETVEKSVLDYEEPVVENVLHRSAITENVLYSKEPQAMEEIMQCEMPQPVEKRIMHHGEPHSAKEIAFHCVEPQPEEESSLHHGEHHPLEESIPNSGETDPVEERVLHSGEPQPVEESALQSDKKQQVEGSVLQSDQKQHLEENVLHSDKKQPVKESVLYHCEPLPVEESFLHSDEKQPVEESVFHSGNPRPVEESTLHSKEPQPVEESILHSDELRPVKESVLHRDEPQPVEESVLHRDEPQPVEESVLHRDEPQPVEESVLHRDEPQPVEESVLHRDEPQPVEESVLHRDEPQPVEESVLHRDEPQPMEESVLHRDEPQPVEESVLHSDEPQPVEESVSLREAYRYY